In the genome of Streptomyces racemochromogenes, one region contains:
- a CDS encoding helix-turn-helix domain-containing protein, with amino-acid sequence MCELLNRIWSRPRGEWTRVLRRELPALAAEIVEELLHGIPEFSALVDDNDAIDDDLLRLRVEEALLSALGYHDERDEDRDEHRDGDRGDGRRDPKCADPGPDPAPDPAPDPDDRHDGRVEEPRGVVREHVREPAREHGHERPDAGHAPGHPLRQLPAAPPDRARQELFRALTDDRTACENSLAELAEAAHWPLPPAVRAVALATPGETQQLAAVLDDALAGMFAGRPCLLLPDPDPDARAALEAPLRGRLAAVGHAVAPRDTASSLRWALRLLTLTPHRGGLDTRAVFVDDHLSTLLLLQDEPLAHALAARWLKPLADLTPRQSERLEVTLLAWLEGGGAPEAAKALSVHPQTVRYRMRQLEKLFGPGLRDPRTRFELEMALRSRRLMAQVRRQNSRTGRRNGRVVTADFTPLVVGRMARVNGL; translated from the coding sequence ATGTGCGAACTTCTGAACCGCATCTGGTCCCGCCCCCGCGGAGAGTGGACCCGCGTCCTGCGCAGGGAACTCCCCGCGCTCGCCGCGGAGATAGTGGAGGAGCTTCTGCATGGAATTCCGGAATTTTCCGCCCTTGTCGATGACAACGATGCCATCGATGACGATCTGCTCCGGCTGAGGGTGGAAGAGGCCCTCCTCTCCGCCCTCGGATACCACGACGAACGCGACGAAGACCGCGACGAACACCGCGACGGAGACCGCGGCGACGGCCGCCGCGACCCGAAGTGCGCGGACCCCGGCCCGGACCCCGCCCCGGACCCCGCCCCGGATCCCGACGACCGCCACGACGGCCGGGTGGAGGAGCCGCGCGGAGTCGTACGGGAACACGTCCGCGAACCCGCGCGCGAGCACGGGCACGAGCGCCCCGACGCCGGCCACGCCCCGGGCCACCCGCTCCGGCAGCTGCCCGCCGCCCCGCCGGACCGGGCCCGCCAGGAGCTCTTCAGGGCCCTCACCGACGACCGGACCGCGTGCGAGAACTCCCTCGCCGAACTCGCCGAGGCCGCCCACTGGCCCCTCCCGCCCGCCGTACGGGCCGTCGCCCTCGCCACCCCCGGCGAGACGCAGCAGCTGGCGGCCGTCCTCGACGACGCCCTCGCCGGCATGTTCGCCGGCCGGCCCTGCCTGCTGCTCCCCGACCCCGACCCCGACGCCCGCGCCGCCCTCGAAGCCCCCCTCCGCGGCCGGCTGGCCGCCGTCGGCCACGCCGTCGCCCCCCGGGACACGGCCTCCTCGCTGCGCTGGGCGCTGCGCCTGCTGACCCTGACCCCCCACCGAGGCGGCCTGGACACCCGGGCCGTCTTCGTCGACGACCACCTCTCGACCCTCCTGCTGCTCCAGGACGAACCCCTCGCCCACGCCCTGGCGGCCCGCTGGCTCAAGCCCCTCGCCGACCTCACGCCCCGCCAGAGCGAACGGCTGGAGGTCACCCTGCTCGCCTGGCTGGAGGGCGGCGGCGCCCCGGAGGCGGCCAAAGCCCTGAGCGTGCACCCGCAGACCGTGCGCTACCGGATGCGCCAGCTGGAGAAGCTCTTCGGGCCCGGTCTGCGCGACCCCCGGACCCGCTTCGAACTGGAGATGGCCCTGCGCAGCCGCCGGCTGATGGCCCAGGTCCGGCGCCAGAACTCGCGTACCGGCCGGAGGAACGGACGGGTGGTCACCGCCGACTTCACCCCCCTGGTCGTCGGACGGATGGCCCGCGTCAACGGCCTGTGA
- a CDS encoding thiamine pyrophosphate-binding protein, whose protein sequence is MRVYEAIVRGLEGIGVRAAFGGAGENAAGLMLALKHSKLIRPVITRHEQAASFMACGYAMYTNRLGFCFATAGPGAFNLFSGLAVAMSDSYPVLAVSGYASMEWRGWGSLNETSGLNRTPDSQAMFAATTKKSFLLTDAADTCDVLEEAVNTAFEGRPGPVHIHVPENLTHRGVEVRGFRPVRLDVAPVLPDPARVEEIADVLADALARGRRVVALVGFGAVRSGAGPEVKRLIERFRIPLLTTLDGKGIVSEGHPLSLGVFADSGHSSAWKAFREADVVLCVGNSLNQHATFNYRPDLFEGKVLIHVNISEGEFHKAYPPDHALLSDARPAVAALTEALERRVGEVPPVEVEGRDYEARHITHLTSGIHPGQLAQSIGRMLPPRGVLLADAGAHLAWLGYYVELEEGQNFRKAGSFGPMAGHVNGAIGLKVAHPDRTVVVGCGDGCYSLSGFELMTAVENEIPVIWVVFNDSQFKLIKLFQLATYGESALVEFRNPDFAAYARACGAEGHRVETLSEFEEAFRSALASGRPALIDARITRWAVPHYSPSPDGVIAGLVETVEERLRGLVD, encoded by the coding sequence ATGAGGGTCTACGAGGCCATCGTCAGAGGGCTGGAGGGCATCGGGGTGCGGGCGGCGTTCGGCGGTGCCGGGGAGAACGCGGCCGGCCTGATGCTGGCGCTGAAGCACTCGAAGCTGATCCGGCCCGTCATCACGCGCCACGAGCAGGCCGCGTCGTTCATGGCCTGCGGCTACGCCATGTACACGAACCGGCTCGGCTTCTGCTTCGCGACGGCCGGCCCCGGCGCGTTCAACCTGTTCTCGGGGCTGGCCGTGGCCATGTCGGACTCCTATCCCGTGCTCGCCGTCTCGGGGTACGCGTCGATGGAGTGGCGCGGATGGGGCTCGCTCAACGAGACCTCGGGCCTGAACCGCACACCCGACTCGCAGGCCATGTTCGCCGCGACGACCAAGAAGTCCTTCCTGCTCACCGACGCCGCCGACACCTGCGACGTGCTGGAGGAGGCGGTGAACACGGCCTTCGAGGGCAGGCCCGGGCCGGTGCACATCCACGTGCCCGAGAACCTCACCCACCGGGGCGTCGAGGTACGAGGCTTCCGGCCGGTCCGGCTGGACGTGGCGCCGGTGCTGCCCGATCCGGCGCGGGTCGAGGAGATCGCGGACGTACTGGCGGACGCCCTCGCGCGGGGCCGGCGGGTCGTCGCGCTCGTCGGCTTCGGCGCGGTGCGCAGCGGGGCGGGGCCCGAGGTCAAGCGGCTGATCGAGCGCTTCCGGATCCCGCTGCTCACCACCCTGGACGGCAAGGGCATCGTCTCCGAGGGGCACCCGCTGTCGCTCGGCGTCTTCGCGGACAGCGGCCACTCCAGCGCGTGGAAGGCCTTCCGGGAGGCGGACGTGGTGCTGTGCGTCGGGAACTCCCTCAACCAGCACGCGACGTTCAACTACCGCCCGGACCTCTTCGAGGGCAAGGTGCTCATCCACGTGAACATCTCCGAGGGAGAGTTCCACAAGGCCTACCCGCCCGACCACGCGCTGCTGTCCGACGCGCGCCCGGCGGTCGCCGCGCTGACCGAGGCACTGGAGCGGCGGGTGGGCGAGGTTCCGCCGGTGGAGGTCGAGGGCCGGGACTACGAGGCCCGGCACATCACGCACCTGACGAGCGGGATCCACCCGGGGCAGCTCGCGCAGTCGATCGGCCGGATGCTGCCGCCGCGCGGGGTGCTGCTCGCCGACGCGGGGGCCCATCTGGCGTGGCTGGGGTACTACGTGGAGCTGGAGGAGGGACAGAACTTCCGCAAGGCCGGCTCCTTCGGGCCGATGGCCGGGCACGTCAACGGGGCCATCGGGCTGAAGGTCGCCCACCCGGACCGGACGGTGGTGGTGGGCTGCGGCGACGGCTGCTACTCGCTGTCCGGCTTCGAGCTGATGACGGCCGTGGAGAACGAGATCCCGGTCATCTGGGTCGTCTTCAACGACTCGCAGTTCAAGCTGATCAAGCTCTTCCAGCTGGCCACCTACGGGGAGTCGGCCCTGGTCGAGTTCCGCAACCCGGACTTCGCGGCGTACGCGCGCGCCTGCGGGGCGGAGGGTCACCGGGTGGAGACCCTGTCCGAGTTCGAGGAGGCCTTCCGCTCGGCCCTGGCCTCGGGCCGGCCCGCGCTGATCGACGCCCGGATCACCCGGTGGGCGGTGCCGCACTACAGCCCTTCGCCGGACGGGGTGATCGCGGGGCTGGTGGAGACGGTGGAGGAGCGGCTGCGGGGGCTGGTGGACTGA
- a CDS encoding DUF1996 domain-containing protein translates to MSHKGHRRPRFKLLAVVSALVLGGGGVAVVAGNASAGQDGRTGQVTATIDCPDVGDRLTSVPDQARGEVDENLAQLDVQVADAYRQLASGQVRGTSQKDALLGRLRDQRATTISKVSDAIGRSSGRPEGLDKLSGCEMKEAPAAQDEAAPDAAAAAASGPDAAARSIGQKSGPARSDFVDITKVKPNVRTPAPSGGASKGSFSSECGRNENGHFNPDNVIVAPGVSNGAHHMHDYVGNKTTDAFSTNNSLANSGTTCGNGDQSTYYWPVLRLRDGRAEKDAKAPGGGQDANVGTILKPKQVTISFKGSPVSQVKAMPRFLRIITGDAKAFSNGTANANASWSCTGFEDRQLKDKYPVCPKGSDVVRTFTFQSCWDGRNTDSANHRTHVDFADKNGRCKKGFTAVPQLVQRITYGVAPGSRIAVDSFPEQLHKPVTDHGDFINVMSDGLMARAVGCINGGRTCR, encoded by the coding sequence ATGAGTCACAAGGGCCACAGGCGCCCCCGGTTCAAGCTCCTCGCGGTGGTCTCCGCCCTGGTGCTGGGCGGCGGCGGGGTCGCCGTCGTCGCCGGCAACGCGAGTGCCGGGCAGGACGGCCGTACGGGACAGGTGACGGCCACCATCGACTGCCCGGACGTGGGCGACCGGCTGACCTCGGTCCCCGACCAGGCCAGGGGCGAGGTCGACGAGAACCTCGCCCAGCTGGACGTCCAGGTGGCCGACGCCTACCGGCAGCTCGCCTCCGGGCAGGTGCGGGGCACGTCGCAGAAGGACGCCCTCCTCGGCCGGCTGCGGGACCAGCGCGCGACGACGATCAGCAAGGTGTCCGACGCGATAGGCCGCTCCTCCGGGCGCCCGGAGGGTCTGGACAAGCTCAGCGGCTGCGAGATGAAGGAGGCCCCGGCGGCGCAGGACGAGGCGGCGCCCGACGCCGCGGCGGCCGCGGCCTCGGGTCCGGACGCCGCCGCCCGGAGCATCGGGCAGAAGAGCGGGCCGGCCAGGAGCGACTTCGTCGACATCACCAAGGTCAAGCCGAACGTACGCACCCCCGCGCCCTCGGGGGGCGCGTCCAAGGGGTCCTTCAGCTCCGAGTGCGGCCGCAACGAGAACGGCCACTTCAACCCCGACAACGTCATCGTCGCGCCGGGCGTCTCCAACGGCGCGCACCACATGCACGACTACGTGGGCAACAAGACCACCGACGCCTTCTCCACCAACAACAGCCTCGCCAACTCCGGTACCACCTGCGGCAACGGCGACCAGTCCACGTACTACTGGCCGGTGCTGCGGCTGCGCGACGGCCGGGCGGAGAAGGACGCCAAGGCGCCGGGCGGCGGCCAGGACGCCAACGTGGGCACGATCCTGAAGCCCAAGCAGGTGACGATCAGCTTCAAGGGCAGTCCCGTGAGCCAGGTCAAGGCGATGCCCCGGTTCCTGCGCATCATCACGGGTGACGCCAAGGCCTTCAGCAACGGCACGGCCAACGCCAACGCCTCCTGGAGCTGCACCGGCTTCGAGGACCGCCAGCTGAAGGACAAGTACCCGGTGTGCCCGAAGGGCAGTGACGTGGTGCGCACCTTCACCTTCCAGAGCTGCTGGGACGGCCGCAACACCGACAGCGCCAACCACCGCACCCACGTGGACTTCGCGGACAAGAACGGCCGCTGCAAGAAGGGCTTCACGGCCGTTCCGCAACTGGTGCAGCGGATCACGTACGGGGTCGCGCCGGGGTCGCGGATCGCGGTGGACAGCTTCCCCGAGCAGCTGCACAAGCCGGTGACCGACCACGGCGACTTCATCAACGTCATGTCGGACGGGCTGATGGCCAGGGCCGTGGGCTGCATCAACGGCGGGCGCACCTGCCGCTGA
- a CDS encoding NADH-ubiquinone oxidoreductase-F iron-sulfur binding region domain-containing protein, whose amino-acid sequence MSGAARPGLGCVGTPRLLAGLDRDPRLDREAHLAAHGPLPRYASDELVDLAADIDLRGRGGAGFPFARKLRAVIGSAREREGPTAVVVNGSEGEPSCLKDKALLLHAPHLVLDGALLAAAAVGAEEVVVAVTRADVERSVRDAVAERGPGGRRVRVALLPERFVTGEGTAMVGGLNGGAALPSGRRVRTSERGLGGVPTLLSNTETYAQLAVAARMGAPDYRAAGLPSEPGTVLLTVAGQTVVETPTGTSLAYVLDLCGTRTGQGVLVGGYHGRWLDPGAARSADVSRGSLSAFGAVLGAGAVLPLPEDTCPAGEVARVTRWMAKESAGQCGPCVRGLPGLADVLEDAVRGGGRGALDAVETRLRAVRGRGACSHPDGTSHFVASALAAFPEEFRDHALGSGCGRRITGALPLPQDESPPERLVVDWTLCKGHGLCVDVLPDVVRLDADGFPAEASMPVPGHLRPKALRAVRRCPALALRIQE is encoded by the coding sequence GTGAGCGGAGCCGCACGCCCCGGCCTCGGCTGCGTGGGCACCCCCCGGCTGCTCGCCGGGCTCGACCGGGACCCGCGGCTGGACCGCGAGGCCCATCTGGCGGCGCACGGCCCGCTGCCGCGGTACGCCTCCGACGAACTCGTGGACCTTGCCGCCGACATCGACCTGCGGGGCCGCGGCGGAGCCGGTTTCCCCTTCGCCCGGAAGCTGCGTGCCGTCATCGGCTCCGCCCGGGAGCGCGAGGGGCCGACGGCCGTGGTGGTCAACGGCAGTGAGGGGGAGCCGAGTTGCCTCAAGGACAAGGCGCTGCTGCTGCACGCCCCGCACCTGGTGCTCGACGGCGCGCTGCTGGCCGCCGCCGCGGTCGGCGCGGAGGAGGTGGTGGTGGCCGTCACCCGGGCGGACGTGGAGCGCTCGGTACGGGACGCGGTCGCGGAACGGGGGCCGGGCGGCCGCAGGGTGCGCGTGGCCCTGCTGCCCGAGCGCTTCGTGACCGGCGAGGGGACCGCCATGGTCGGCGGGCTGAACGGCGGCGCGGCGCTGCCGTCCGGCCGGCGGGTGCGGACCAGCGAGCGGGGGCTGGGCGGGGTGCCGACGCTGCTGTCGAACACCGAGACCTACGCGCAGCTCGCCGTGGCCGCCCGGATGGGCGCCCCCGACTACCGGGCGGCCGGCCTGCCCTCCGAGCCGGGCACCGTGCTGCTGACCGTCGCCGGGCAGACGGTGGTCGAGACCCCGACGGGGACCTCGCTGGCGTACGTCCTCGACCTGTGCGGCACCCGTACCGGGCAGGGCGTACTGGTCGGCGGGTACCACGGCCGCTGGCTGGACCCGGGGGCGGCGCGCTCGGCGGACGTGTCCCGGGGGTCGCTGTCCGCCTTCGGGGCGGTGCTGGGGGCGGGGGCGGTGCTGCCGCTGCCCGAGGACACCTGTCCGGCCGGCGAGGTCGCGCGGGTGACGCGCTGGATGGCGAAGGAGTCGGCCGGGCAGTGCGGGCCCTGCGTACGGGGCCTGCCCGGGCTGGCCGACGTACTGGAGGACGCCGTGCGGGGCGGGGGACGCGGCGCCCTCGACGCGGTGGAGACGCGGCTGAGGGCCGTCCGGGGGCGGGGTGCGTGCAGCCATCCCGACGGCACCTCGCACTTCGTGGCCTCCGCGCTCGCCGCGTTCCCCGAGGAGTTCCGCGACCACGCCCTCGGCAGCGGCTGCGGGCGGCGGATCACGGGAGCCCTGCCGCTGCCGCAGGACGAGAGTCCGCCGGAGCGGCTGGTGGTGGACTGGACCCTGTGCAAGGGGCACGGGCTGTGCGTGGACGTCCTGCCCGACGTGGTGCGGCTCGACGCGGACGGCTTCCCGGCGGAGGCGTCCATGCCGGTGCCGGGCCACCTGCGGCCCAAGGCGCTGCGGGCGGTGCGCCGCTGCCCCGCCCTCGCGCTGCGCATCCAGGAATGA
- a CDS encoding DUF4142 domain-containing protein: protein MSVATRYTIGSGLVITALAVTLIALLIPVSKFGDRASAAAASGTAAKPGIEDDGAGTMSTAYGPLSAADRDFVRKVRLAGLWELPAGRQAQQRGTRPSVRTAGMHLVEGHTELDRQVLQVGQALGMDLPDKPSAQQQDWLNQLTNASNAEYERLFIQLLRRAHGKVFALLAQIRAQTRNSMVRSLATSANATVLDHITVLEESGLVDFDSVSDAGPAPASPTPVHHQGAAPPQMSDRRYEVK from the coding sequence TTGTCGGTGGCCACGAGATACACGATCGGGAGCGGTCTGGTCATCACCGCCCTGGCCGTCACGCTCATCGCGCTGCTGATCCCCGTGTCGAAGTTCGGCGACCGGGCGTCGGCCGCCGCCGCGTCGGGAACGGCCGCCAAGCCGGGGATCGAGGACGACGGCGCCGGGACCATGAGCACGGCGTACGGGCCGCTGTCCGCCGCCGACCGGGACTTCGTCCGCAAGGTACGGCTGGCCGGGCTGTGGGAGCTGCCGGCGGGACGGCAGGCGCAGCAGCGCGGGACCCGTCCCTCGGTGCGCACCGCCGGGATGCACCTGGTGGAGGGGCACACCGAGCTGGACCGGCAGGTGCTCCAGGTCGGCCAGGCCCTCGGCATGGACCTGCCCGACAAGCCGAGCGCCCAGCAGCAGGACTGGCTGAACCAGCTGACGAACGCCTCCAACGCCGAGTACGAGCGGCTGTTCATCCAGCTGCTGCGGCGCGCGCACGGCAAGGTGTTCGCGCTGCTGGCGCAGATCCGTGCGCAGACCCGCAACTCGATGGTGCGGTCCCTGGCGACCTCGGCCAACGCCACCGTGCTGGACCACATCACGGTCCTGGAGGAGAGCGGGCTGGTCGACTTCGACTCCGTCTCCGACGCGGGCCCGGCGCCCGCCTCCCCCACCCCGGTCCACCACCAGGGGGCCGCGCCCCCTCAGATGTCCGACCGACGATACGAAGTGAAGTGA
- a CDS encoding SCO0930 family lipoprotein encodes MRREIIAGSAVAVLLLTAGCGAADKPSSKADAVQPAGSGKQLGAYGSDGGSGYGAGSGSGYGEGSGAGPAGGGGQGGTAGKLQVREMANVGSGVADGDGFTLYRFDKDTAKPPKSNCEGDCAKAWPVVPADDASAGAGVDAALLGSVTRADGSKQLTVGGWPVYHYAKDTKAGDALGEGVGGTWHVLGPDGKPAGAGKGAAPGTGTGTEMQGHGMESGGGAKEGSQEAAKVALSVRKDARLGNIVQNAEGWTLYRFDKDSAWPMKIGCVDSCTDTWKPAPLVDKTQVSGIDPKLIGSVKRPDGTEQLTIDCWPVYTFTGDKAPGDVNGQGKQNLWWAVTDKGKKAAG; translated from the coding sequence ATGCGCCGGGAGATAATCGCCGGGTCGGCGGTCGCGGTATTGCTGCTGACGGCCGGATGCGGTGCCGCCGACAAACCCTCCTCGAAAGCGGACGCGGTCCAGCCGGCGGGTTCCGGGAAGCAGCTCGGCGCATACGGCTCCGACGGGGGTTCGGGATACGGGGCGGGATCCGGATCGGGTTACGGCGAGGGCTCCGGCGCCGGCCCGGCCGGCGGGGGCGGGCAGGGCGGGACGGCCGGGAAGCTCCAGGTGCGGGAGATGGCGAACGTGGGCTCCGGCGTCGCCGACGGCGACGGGTTCACGCTCTACCGCTTCGACAAGGACACCGCGAAGCCGCCCAAGTCCAACTGCGAGGGGGACTGCGCCAAGGCCTGGCCGGTGGTCCCGGCGGACGACGCCTCGGCGGGGGCGGGCGTCGACGCCGCCCTGCTCGGTTCGGTCACCCGGGCCGACGGCAGCAAGCAGCTGACGGTCGGGGGCTGGCCGGTGTACCACTACGCCAAGGACACCAAGGCGGGCGACGCCCTCGGCGAGGGCGTCGGCGGCACCTGGCACGTCCTGGGACCCGACGGGAAACCGGCCGGCGCCGGAAAGGGAGCGGCGCCGGGAACGGGAACGGGAACGGAAATGCAGGGACACGGAATGGAATCGGGAGGAGGGGCGAAAGAGGGGTCGCAGGAAGCGGCGAAGGTCGCGCTTTCGGTACGGAAGGACGCCAGGCTCGGGAACATCGTCCAGAACGCGGAGGGCTGGACCCTCTACCGCTTCGACAAGGACAGTGCCTGGCCGATGAAAATCGGCTGCGTGGATTCCTGCACGGACACCTGGAAGCCCGCCCCGCTCGTCGACAAGACGCAGGTGTCGGGAATCGACCCGAAACTGATCGGCTCGGTGAAAAGGCCGGACGGCACGGAACAGCTGACCATCGACTGCTGGCCGGTCTACACGTTCACCGGTGACAAGGCGCCCGGCGACGTCAACGGGCAGGGCAAGCAGAACCTCTGGTGGGCCGTCACCGACAAGGGGAAGAAGGCGGCCGGCTGA
- a CDS encoding DUF6185 family protein, with protein MLMGGGGAARAHGAVADPCDRERLKARNVSASIDFDYHDRIYAQVTSNLTVSVSADQWPPALFLASSERSDEYQTVMRCLLRDDHDQARNREWRYREPRVTVRGDVVTVDYEATAWIEQNRGFHLGPWIIGVDAAGTEWTVRLVPPRALDHSKWGQVEVKLNGLDAHDIAPKVASADSDRLVWIDPPKPIRVQVFLDPPWQRSFNVGERWGSLGWAGVASWWVFTWALIVLAVHHAAREEPSPLSGPRGRSVLARVVVLWVALSAAVAVALHLAMTYPAMLRTSWSSVVTIALGLVLVLVAQPWCHIGPFPAARQPGADRSPGGEGGERRQVCAVTVTASITALFCLLLVVGLRSSRAGTPQLVGYALLSLATLWLWLAAMAAWAWRFAREGELVPRSWNAAWGRAPARCTAVAGSLLAVAVMALFASNWWTRERQWRRAYWLVDPSGTERADARLRFMREFAYIGLAWVYAYAWLLAGIALVALLHLRVKARRARSDDAHGGISLGPAGVDLFLTVVIFALTVGLRQVEFAGSNALFGLWILMMIASLHALVAVGRRASVLGRTGEQFCTRRLGSRRRRNQLLAKAHEFRNLHHQIYSLDRGRGEGGMKREELEARLDGLHQWLFDGWGKGHPPAQISVLDAALSWGPGQDWWDNARHAARLAFCFGLPASAALVWMAYLRDAHIRMSTFQSPNGLMEIAAKFGAWQVAWAGAGLVLGALWRLLPGRRSPVRALSLTAAYAIPICVGALIAQITDTELGYVFLHVALMLLVLTLTSIWMDMATFSEERKFWPSSVGLLLSVYQMRGLSTQVAYLAAQLAVVVGVWRSLAGGDSRPK; from the coding sequence GTGCTAATGGGCGGGGGAGGAGCGGCGCGGGCGCACGGTGCGGTCGCCGACCCCTGCGACAGGGAGCGGCTGAAGGCCCGCAACGTCTCCGCCAGTATCGACTTCGACTACCACGACCGCATCTACGCCCAGGTGACCTCGAACCTGACCGTCAGTGTCTCGGCGGACCAATGGCCCCCCGCGCTGTTCCTGGCGAGCAGTGAGAGATCGGACGAATACCAGACGGTCATGCGCTGCCTGCTGCGTGACGACCACGACCAAGCGCGCAACCGCGAGTGGCGCTACCGGGAGCCGCGGGTGACGGTGCGGGGCGACGTGGTCACCGTGGACTACGAAGCGACCGCCTGGATCGAGCAGAACCGGGGGTTCCACCTCGGCCCCTGGATCATCGGCGTCGATGCGGCCGGTACGGAATGGACCGTTCGCCTCGTGCCGCCCAGGGCACTGGACCACAGCAAGTGGGGTCAGGTCGAGGTGAAGTTGAACGGTCTCGACGCCCACGACATCGCTCCCAAGGTGGCCTCCGCCGATTCGGACCGGCTGGTGTGGATCGATCCCCCCAAACCCATCAGGGTGCAGGTCTTCCTGGATCCGCCCTGGCAGCGCTCCTTCAACGTGGGGGAGAGGTGGGGGTCGCTGGGATGGGCGGGCGTCGCCTCCTGGTGGGTGTTCACCTGGGCGCTGATCGTGCTGGCCGTCCACCACGCCGCGCGGGAGGAACCCTCCCCCTTGTCCGGACCGCGGGGACGGAGCGTCCTCGCGCGGGTGGTCGTGCTCTGGGTCGCGCTGAGCGCCGCGGTGGCCGTGGCGCTGCACCTGGCGATGACGTACCCGGCCATGCTCCGTACGTCCTGGTCCTCCGTCGTCACCATCGCACTGGGCCTGGTCCTGGTGCTCGTGGCCCAGCCGTGGTGTCACATCGGGCCGTTCCCCGCGGCGCGGCAGCCCGGAGCCGACCGGAGCCCCGGGGGCGAGGGCGGCGAACGCCGTCAGGTCTGTGCCGTGACCGTCACCGCGTCGATCACGGCGCTGTTCTGCCTGCTGCTGGTCGTGGGCCTGCGATCGTCCAGGGCCGGCACTCCCCAGCTCGTCGGGTACGCGCTGCTGTCGCTGGCGACGCTGTGGCTGTGGCTGGCCGCGATGGCGGCGTGGGCGTGGCGTTTCGCGCGGGAGGGGGAGTTGGTCCCGCGGTCCTGGAACGCCGCGTGGGGCAGGGCTCCGGCTCGCTGCACGGCCGTGGCGGGGAGCCTGCTGGCGGTGGCCGTGATGGCCCTCTTCGCCTCCAACTGGTGGACTCGCGAGCGCCAGTGGCGGCGGGCCTACTGGCTCGTCGATCCGTCCGGGACCGAACGCGCCGACGCGAGGCTCCGGTTCATGCGGGAGTTCGCCTACATCGGGCTCGCCTGGGTCTACGCCTACGCCTGGCTGCTGGCGGGCATCGCGCTCGTCGCGCTGCTGCACCTGCGCGTCAAGGCAAGGCGGGCCCGGTCCGATGACGCGCACGGGGGGATCTCGCTCGGACCGGCCGGTGTCGACCTCTTCCTGACGGTCGTGATCTTCGCCCTGACGGTGGGGCTGCGCCAGGTCGAGTTCGCCGGCTCCAACGCGCTGTTCGGCCTCTGGATCCTGATGATGATCGCCTCCCTGCACGCCCTGGTGGCGGTGGGCCGGCGGGCTTCCGTGCTGGGACGGACGGGGGAACAGTTCTGCACGCGCAGACTGGGTTCGAGGCGGCGCCGGAACCAGTTGCTCGCGAAGGCCCACGAATTCCGCAACCTGCACCACCAGATCTACTCCCTGGACCGTGGCCGGGGGGAAGGTGGGATGAAACGCGAGGAGTTGGAGGCGAGACTGGACGGTCTGCACCAGTGGCTGTTCGACGGCTGGGGCAAGGGCCATCCGCCGGCCCAGATCTCGGTACTGGACGCCGCCCTCAGCTGGGGGCCCGGCCAGGACTGGTGGGACAACGCCCGGCACGCCGCGCGGCTGGCCTTCTGCTTCGGACTCCCGGCCAGTGCCGCCCTGGTCTGGATGGCCTATCTGAGGGACGCCCACATCCGGATGTCCACGTTCCAGAGTCCCAACGGGCTGATGGAGATCGCGGCGAAGTTCGGCGCGTGGCAGGTCGCATGGGCCGGCGCGGGCCTCGTCCTGGGGGCCCTGTGGCGTCTGCTGCCGGGGCGCCGGAGTCCGGTGCGCGCCCTGAGCCTGACCGCCGCGTACGCCATCCCCATCTGCGTCGGAGCGCTGATCGCCCAGATCACCGACACCGAACTCGGGTACGTCTTCCTGCACGTCGCGCTCATGCTCCTGGTCCTGACGCTCACCAGCATCTGGATGGACATGGCGACGTTCAGCGAGGAGAGGAAGTTCTGGCCCAGCAGCGTCGGGCTGCTCCTGTCGGTCTACCAGATGCGCGGACTGTCCACCCAGGTCGCCTACCTCGCCGCCCAGCTGGCCGTCGTCGTCGGCGTGTGGCGCAGCCTGGCCGGCGGCGACTCCCGGCCGAAGTAG